The Manis javanica isolate MJ-LG chromosome 2, MJ_LKY, whole genome shotgun sequence genome contains a region encoding:
- the TMEM250 gene encoding transmembrane protein 250 isoform X2, which yields MPVMPIPRRMRSFHGPHTTCLHAACGPARTSRPARTKYNNFDVYVRARWLYGFIRFLLYFSCSLFTAVLCGALAALFCLEYLGVRVLLRFQLKLSALLLLLGRRRVDFRLLNALLIHGIRVTVLLVGGLGWCFMVFVDIGGQGGHCGPCWQVRGHADIYAGQRQRWERDPGPTLMVTASFSRTIVDLRSA from the exons ATGCCGGTCATGCCCATCCCGCGGCGGATGCGCTCCTTCCACGGTCCGCACACCACCTGCCTGCACGCGGCCTGCGGGCCAGCACGCACCTCCCGCCCGGCGCGCACCAAGTACAACAACTTCGACGTGTATGTGCGGGCGCGCTGGCTCTATGGCTTCATCCGCTTCCTGCTGTACTTCAGCTGCAGCCTGTTCACAGCCGTCCTGTGCGGCGCGCTGGCCGCGCTCTTCTGCCTGGAGTACCTGGGAGTGCGCGTCCTGCTGCGCTTCCAGCTCAAGCTGTCCGCGCTGCTGCTCTTGCTGGGCCGTCGGCGCGTCGACTTCCGCCTCCTGAACGCTCTGCTCATCCACGGCATCCGAGTGACCGTGCTGCTGGTCGGCGGCCTGGGCTGGTGCTTCATGGTCTTCGTGGACAT AGGGGGCCAGGGTGGCCACTGCGGGCCTTGCTGGCAAGTGAGGGGTCATGCTGATATTTATGCTGGACAACGGCAGAGATGGGAACGGGACCCAGGCCCAACATTGATGGTGACAG CCAGCTTCTCTCGGACGATTGTCGACTTGAGGTCAGCGTGA
- the TMEM250 gene encoding transmembrane protein 250 isoform X3, with translation MPVMPIPRRMRSFHGPHTTCLHAACGPARTSRPARTKYNNFDVYVRARWLYGFIRFLLYFSCSLFTAVLCGALAALFCLEYLGVRVLLRFQLKLSALLLLLGRRRVDFRLLNALLIHGIRVTVLLVGGLGWCFMVFVDM, from the coding sequence ATGCCGGTCATGCCCATCCCGCGGCGGATGCGCTCCTTCCACGGTCCGCACACCACCTGCCTGCACGCGGCCTGCGGGCCAGCACGCACCTCCCGCCCGGCGCGCACCAAGTACAACAACTTCGACGTGTATGTGCGGGCGCGCTGGCTCTATGGCTTCATCCGCTTCCTGCTGTACTTCAGCTGCAGCCTGTTCACAGCCGTCCTGTGCGGCGCGCTGGCCGCGCTCTTCTGCCTGGAGTACCTGGGAGTGCGCGTCCTGCTGCGCTTCCAGCTCAAGCTGTCCGCGCTGCTGCTCTTGCTGGGCCGTCGGCGCGTCGACTTCCGCCTCCTGAACGCTCTGCTCATCCACGGCATCCGAGTGACCGTGCTGCTGGTCGGCGGCCTGGGCTGGTGCTTCATGGTCTTCGTGGACATGTGA
- the TMEM250 gene encoding transmembrane protein 250 isoform X1 — MPVMPIPRRMRSFHGPHTTCLHAACGPARTSRPARTKYNNFDVYVRARWLYGFIRFLLYFSCSLFTAVLCGALAALFCLEYLGVRVLLRFQLKLSALLLLLGRRRVDFRLLNALLIHGIRVTVLLVGGLGWCFMVFVDIQLLSDDCRLEVSVNAPWTKSSYESSLSESRGQQTRSALRGSRSSALKDSFALNHAVS, encoded by the exons ATGCCGGTCATGCCCATCCCGCGGCGGATGCGCTCCTTCCACGGTCCGCACACCACCTGCCTGCACGCGGCCTGCGGGCCAGCACGCACCTCCCGCCCGGCGCGCACCAAGTACAACAACTTCGACGTGTATGTGCGGGCGCGCTGGCTCTATGGCTTCATCCGCTTCCTGCTGTACTTCAGCTGCAGCCTGTTCACAGCCGTCCTGTGCGGCGCGCTGGCCGCGCTCTTCTGCCTGGAGTACCTGGGAGTGCGCGTCCTGCTGCGCTTCCAGCTCAAGCTGTCCGCGCTGCTGCTCTTGCTGGGCCGTCGGCGCGTCGACTTCCGCCTCCTGAACGCTCTGCTCATCCACGGCATCCGAGTGACCGTGCTGCTGGTCGGCGGCCTGGGCTGGTGCTTCATGGTCTTCGTGGACAT CCAGCTTCTCTCGGACGATTGTCGACTTGAGGTCAGCGTGAACGCCCCTTGGACGAAGTCCTCTTACGAGTCGAGTCTGTCTGAGTCACGCGGACAGCAGACGAGGAGCGCGCTGCGTGGGTCCCGCTCCT